In one window of Vanessa atalanta chromosome 10, ilVanAtal1.2, whole genome shotgun sequence DNA:
- the LOC125066832 gene encoding cell division cycle protein 20 homolog — MAQFNYLNELNSLATIDGPITRGPLQRWVKKSNNENLNPSLSTSFKNISNINLSSCNQSMQKLSVSSNQSYNNVLSNNKTPPRNENKKGKKTPSKNKSPGRSTTPTPNKASKTPNKADRFIPSRSNSNFDLCHYMLSREDDKGEEIVAQTAASEAIGRALTDTEPGRLLQYTCKAPAAPEGYQNRLRVVYSQAKVPSTVKNTTRYIPQAPDRILDAPDILDDYYLNLVDWSASNILAVALGNSVYLWNAGTGQIEQLLTLEGSETVCSVAWVQGGGSHLAVGTSAATVELWDCEKIKRLRIMDGHTGRVGSLAWNLYVVSSGARDGNIVHHDVRQREHAVASFAAHTQEICGLKWSPDGKYLASGGNDNLLNIWPVNQGQHYSQPQHLYSFNQHLAAVKGLAWCPWSAGILASGGGTADRTIRIWNVNTGTNVNTVDTKSQVCSIVWSTHYKELVSGHGYAHNQLVLWKYPALTRVAELSGHVARVLHLALSPDGTTVLSAGADETLRLWKCFMLDPSKKKEPTDSKAAKSLLNMNALIR; from the exons atggcaCAGTTTAACTAccttaatgaattaaatagttTAGCGACAATAGACGGGCCCATAACTCGTGGGCCACTACAACGATGGGTTAAAAAGAGTAATAATGAAAATCTAAATCCATCTTTAAGtacatcttttaaaaatatatcaaatataaacttaagtTCGTGTAATCAATCTATGCAAAAGTTGTCAGTTTCTAGTAATCAAAGTTATAACAATGTTTTGTCTAATAACAAAACACCGcctagaaatgaaaataaaaaaggcaaGAAAACTCCTTCTAAAAACAAATCACCAG GTCGATCAACAACACCTACACCAAATAAAGCTTCAAAGACTCCGAACAAAGCAGATAGATTTATCCCTTCAAGAAGTAACtcaaattttgatttatgtcATTATATG ttaAGTAGGGAAGACGACAAAGGTGAAGAAATTGTTGCTCAAACAGCTGCCAGTGAAGCTATTGGTCGCGCACTTACCGATACTGAGCCAGGCCGACTCTTACAATACACTTGTAAGGCCCCTGCCGCTCCTGAAGGGTACCAGAACAGGCTCAGAGTGGTATACTCacag GCTAAAGTACCATCGAcagtaaaaaatacaacaagATACATTCCACAAGCACCAGACAGAATTTTGGATGCACCTGACATTCTGGACGattatt aCCTTAACTTAGTTGACTGGAGTGCATCCAATATACTAGCCGTTGCTTTAGGAAACTCAGTATATTTATGGAATGCTGGAACTGGTCAAATTGAACAGCTACTGACATTGGAAGGATCAGAAACCGTTTGTTCGGTTGCATGGGTACAAGGAGGCGGTTCTCATTTAGCAGTTGGTACATCTGCGGCTACAGTTGAACTATGGGATTGTGAAAAGATTAAAAGATTGAGA ATAATGGATGGACACACTGGTCGGGTGGGTTCACTCGCGTGGAACCTTTATGTGGTGTCTAGTGGCGCACGTGACGGTAATATTGTTCATCACGACGTGCGACAACGCGAACACGCAGTCGCGTCGTTTGCCGCGCATACGCAAGAG atatgtGGTCTAAAGTGGTCGCCAGATGGTAAATATTTAGCATCCGGCGGTAACGATAATCTGCTGAATATTTGGCCTGTCAACCAGGGCCAGCACTACTCTCAGCCACAGCATCTGTACTCTTTCAA tcaaCACTTGGCAGCAGTGAAAGGTCTAGCATGGTGTCCATGGAGCGCGGGCATCCTGGCTTCAGGCGGTGGTACTGCCGACAGAACAATACGTATCTGGAATGTGAATACTGGGACCAATGTGAACACAGTAGATACTAAGTCTCAG GTGTGCTCAATAGTGTGGAGTACGCACTACAAGGAGCTGGTGTCGGGGCACGGCTACGCGCACAACCAGCTGGTGCTGTGGAAGTACCCGGCGCTGACGCGCGTGGCCGAGCTCAGCGGGCACGTGGCGCGCGTGCTGCACCTCGCCCTGTCGCCCGACGGCACCACCGTGCTGTCCGCCGGCGCCGACGAAACGCTGCG tcTTTGGAAATGCTTCATGCTCGATCCTTCTAAGAAAAAAGAACCGACTGATTCAAAGGCTGCAAAATCTCTTCTAAATATGAACGCATTAATTAGGTAA
- the LOC125066772 gene encoding uncharacterized protein LOC125066772, with amino-acid sequence MDIKNQKLLQHHQHAIVKDLDVMFILDELFTKNAISNEDYDHISNLRDREERTKYLLKLLKNGNNNAFEVFVDSLAKDYNWLWKKLATGNSKEMIEDSFEDSLSRGDVPRLPDHFVRRLALENDVYMKLKTLTRHKILSLHGMSGCGKTALIISVLRNNSQLITSDFNGVVYWLNFSNCKTEDDIIAQQNKLYRKALSITSHNSYMNSSISMSSIGSNSDSLSSYDWTWQELKDKLKSVFSELSLKDALLVLDEVNEKKCLDAFDIGCKIVVTTRDTGVVTNFHPQIINVENYFSEEESLALFASCLEVEISNLPRQAKKLHEICKGSPFHIALLGAELAENKERLVHDTRHWNYYLNKLEKKEFIFHLRPNVNPMKTIEVCINSLKPNILPLFKMLTILPDNVKLSAKVFSKLWNKPVLEVNSIIKQLRSKSLIIEFYDKDQVDYSYEIHDLIMGYLRSSSNDDDVKKLHEDFLKSYNYDSINHAPVEIEDDGYIAFYIGYHLANTKNLNNKWTLFNRLYLDLKFLGNKARLTGPADVILDLQKYESHIAHDELDKSLLFSIKEYLSTYGIDLYRYPCTDIIQNILQNESKGILYTKAWQIAQERCTNNELYFEFMHEQNVEEIKHSTIDVKETITAVCFLGDYVLVGTVTGAIKFFHIGTNKLKKELQSSGSPVKWVGACPINPLFIASLAYDGVIKLWYIDDVEHEGAGGVIEEESEESLNNNYPSNETIAPKLGPFINCRWANNEETLITHTSKMIVLFNTSGKVLYLLDNLYRDRDILCCVPCNCDKYVIVATSNSTHMLEIIDVKTKEKQIYEETDTVLDIITVPGTKRILTLKKKEVTEYEFKVFRRFNQNCNNCVCKTVVTSDIVKDGITFISMAVNKTGTLLFVSTDDSRVICVNLKTNTYLFDLENRRGNVASMSTSEVAWDELEPGTDVLLTGTADHENCAKVWYLDAAYVAHYSRDGAGKVRLTTKFDASFINTLSPNTPNTSTSSSAPQSSNNTPKRHQSFVSHKEAKRVVKSTMSLDRHSLKPLNLKGLCNGNSDGAFQPLLAVVDDKNNIQVMRGRKLITEIPSNSDDHITKIKISPCNQYIIYGFNSGIVRKFTLRSKENKDIMDVNSAVQYMNFVSHNLMMVAGKNRCLMAYRLTEDGDWKPKMLQRGNTNLGSQEILNDINGFKKKSNPSDKISSSESDTSISSRDRLFRNCDLKGRLCKGSSLVDCYCVQDVGLITIESNATIKLWDKDLNLASVLNGRQSDVCVYCSAFQKNVLVLCDDYNLSFQIFELRRGEQIQLETVQEYKLNNRIYSCTLTEDGNMLAMGLDSGDVVIWSVQNKRQVKLLKQHKSRVQWCGFSPVPERGPRAPLDDEPPLVLVSLAAEIVWWNVTHVIRMRSKGFLRTGLNVITPLASPLDVRNEIQTVDNSSTSTSNNFFFGGNLLNPQHCWKVNWKKKTCKENSKRKEILACIKLSGMNAKQICLDEKFSCFVTVDNPGHIHIMKMMSTCST; translated from the exons atggacATTAAGAACCAGAAGTTGTTGCAGCATCACCAGCATGCTATCGTTAAGGATTTAGATGTCATGTTCATCCTAGATGAGCTGTTTACCAAGAATGCAATATCGAACGAAGACTACGACCACATCTCTAACCTG AGAGACCGTGAGGAGCGGACAAAATATCTTCTTAAACTtcttaaaaatggaaataacaACGCCTTCGAAGTGTTCGTAGATAGCTTAGCGAAGGATTACAATTGGTTGTGGAAAAAACTGGCGACTGGGAACAGTAAAGAGATGATCGAAGACAGTTTTGAGGATAGTCTCAGTAGAGGAGACGTACCTCGGCTGCCAGATCACTTCGTTAGAAGACTGGCTCTG GAAAACGAcgtatatatgaaattaaagaCGCTAACGCGCCACAAAATCCTCAGTCTCCACGGCATGTCCGGCTGCGGTAAAACCGCTTTAATAATCAGCGTGTTACGCAATAATTCGCAACTGATCACGTCGGATTTCAATGGTGTCGTGTACTGGCTTAATTTCAGCAATTGTAAAACGGAAGACGACATAATTGCTCAGCAGAACAA ACTATATCGGAAAGCGCTATCGATAACCTCCCACAATTCGTACATGAATTCGTCCATATCGAtgtccagcattggttcaaacTCAGATTCCCTGTCCAGCTACGATTGGACGTGGCAGGAATTGAAAGACAAACTCAAGTCAGTATTCTCTGAACTGTCACTGAAGGATGCCTTGCTTGTCCTTGATGAAGTTAACGAGAAGAAATGTCTAGACGCATTTGACATTGGTTGCAAAATTGTTGTCACGACGAGAGATACAGGGGTCGTCACAAATTTTCACCCTCAGATCATTAAC GTAGAGAACTACTTTTCCGAAGAGGAATCGCTTGCATTGTTCGCCTCGTGTTTGGAAGTCGAAATATCAAATTTGCCGAGACAAGCGAAGAAAttacatgaaatatgtaaaggTAGTCCATTCCACATCGCCTTACTGGGAGCAGAGTTGGCGGAAAATAAAGAGAGACTAGTACATGATACCAGGCACTGGAACTACTATTTGAACAAGTTGGAGAAAAAAGAATTTATCTT ccATTTAAGACCAAATGTTAACCCAATGAAAACAATCGAAGTTTGCATTAATTCACTCAAACCAAACATTCTACCTTTATTCAAGATGCTCACAATATTACCTGACAATGTTAAATTGTCAGCAAAAGTGTTCAGCAAACTATGGAACAAGCCAGTCCTTGAagttaatagtattataaagcAACTTCGAAGCAAGTCACTAATAATAGAATTCTATGATAAGGATCAAGTGGATTATTCATATGAAATACACGATTTAATTATGGGTTATTTACGGAGCAGTTCGAACGACGACGATGTCAAGAAACTACATGAGGATTTTTTAAAAAGCTATAATTATGACAGTATCAATCATGCTCCGGTGGAAATAGAAGATGACGGATACATAGCCTTCTATATTGGTTACCATTTGGCCAACACGAAGAACTTGAACAATAAGTGGACCCTTTTTAACAGattatatttggatttaaagtTTTTGGGCAATAAAGCGAGACTTACTGGACCGGCAGATGTAATATTGGATCTTCAGAAATATGAAAGTCATATAGCTCATGAT GAACTCGACAAATCATTACTATTCAGTATTAAAGAATATCTAAGTACATATGGAATAGATCTATACAGATATCCTTGTACGGACATCATACAAAATATCTTACAAAACGAATCCAAGGGAATTCTTTACACCAAAGCTTGGCAGATAGCTCAAGAGAGATGTACTAATAACgagttatattttgaatttat gCATGAACAAAATGtagaagaaataaaacattCCACGATCGATGTCAAGGAAACAATCACTGCCGTATGTTTTCTGGGAGATTATGTGCTTGTTGGTACAGTCACGGGTGCTATAAAG ttcttTCATATAggaacaaataaattgaaaaaggaATTACAAAGTTCAGGTTCACCCGTCAAGTGGGTTGGAGCTTGTCCTATAAATCCACTATTTATAGCATCATTGGCTTATGATGGGGTTATTAAGTTGTGGTACATTGATGATGTAGAACATGAGGGGGCAGGAGGTGTTATTGAAGAAG aaTCTGAAGAATCACTGAACAATAATTACCCAAGCAATGAAACTATAGCACCAAAACTTGGACCATTTATAAACTGTCGCTGGGCAAATAACGAAGAAACTTTGATCACACATACATCTAAAATGATCGTATTATTCAACACGAGTGGCAAAGTTCTGTACCTCCTAGACAATTTGTATAGGGATAGGGACATACTGTGCTGTGTTCCCTGCAATTGTGATAAATATGTGATAGTTGCCACAAGCAACAGTACTCATATGCTGGAAATTATCGACGTGAAGACCAAAGAAAAGCAGATCTATGAAGAAACGGATACAGTATTGGACATAATAACTGTACCTG GTACCAAGagaatattaactttaaaaaagaaagaagTAACAGAATATGAATTCAAAGTGTTCCGAAGATTCAATCAAAACTGCAACAACTGTGTCTGCAAGACCGTCGTAACCAGCGACATCGTGAAGGACGGCATCACGTTTATATCGATGGCAGTGAACAAGACCGGAACGCTCCTGTTCGTGTCCACGGACGACAGTCGAGTCATCTGTGTCAACTTGAAGACGAATACGTATCTCTTCGATTTGGAAAACAGAAGAGG GAACGTGGCGTCGATGTCGACGAGCGAGGTGGCGTGGGACGAGCTGGAGCCCGGCACCGACGTGCTGCTGACCGGCACGGCCGACCACGAGAACTGCGCCAAGGTGTGGTACCTCGACGCCGCCTACGTCGCGCACTACTCCCGCGACGGCGCCGG CAAAGTACGCCTGACGACTAAATTCGACGCGAGTTTTATTAACACTCTTTCTCCTAACACCCCGAACACTTCGACGTCGAGCAGTGCACCGCAAAGCAGCAATAACACCCCGAAACGACACCAATCTTTTGTCAGTCACAAGGAAGCTAAGCGGGTGGTGAAATCCACGATGAGTTTAGATCGGCATTCGCTTAAACCCCTGAACTTAAAAGGCTTATGTAACGGAAACAGCGATGGTGCGTTTCAGCCTCTGTTGGCTGTTGTCGatgataaaaacaatatacag GTAATGCGCGGTAGAAAACTCATAACAGAAATACCGTCAAATTCAGACGACcatattacgaaaataaaaatatctcccTGTAACCAGTACATCATATACGGCTTTAATTCCGGTATCGTCAGAAAGTTCACTTTACGGTCCAAAGAGAATAAAGACATAATGGACGTGAACAGTGCAGTTCAATACATGAATTTTGTAAGTCACAATCTAATGATGGTCGCGGGAAAGAACCGTTGTCTCATGGCCTATCGGTTGACTGAAGATGGTGACTGGAAACCTAAGATGTTACAACGAGGAAACACTAACCTTGGATCTCAAGAAATCTTAAACGATATAAATG gttTTAAGAAGAAATCAAATCCATCAGACAAGATATCAAGCTCAGAAAGCGACACAAGCATTAGCTCCAGAGACCGTCTCTTCCGAAACTGTGATCTCAAAGGACGACTTTGTAAAGGAAGCAGTTTAGTCGACTGTTACTGTGTACAGGACGTTGGACTAATCACGATAGAATCTAATGCAACTATTAAACTCTGGgacaaagatttaaatttggCGAGCGTTCTGAACGGACGACAGAGCGATGTCTGCGTCTATTGTTCTGCATTTCAGAAGAATGTGCTAGTTTTATGTGATGACTATAATCTATCTTTTCAG atatttgaattaagaagGGGAGAACAGATTCAGCTGGAGACAGTACAagaatataaacttaataacaGAATATACTCCTGCACTCTTACAGAGGACGGTAATATGCTGGCGATGGGACTCGATTCCGGTGATGTTGTG ATCTGGAGCGTGCAGAACAAACGGCAAGTGAAGCTGCTGAAGCAGCACAAGAGCAGGGTGCAGTGGTGCGGCTTCTCGCCCGTGCCCGAGCGCGGCCCGCGCGCGCCGCTCGACGACGAGCCGCCGCTCGTGCTCGTGTCGCTCGCCGCCGAAATCGTGTGGTGGAACGTCACGCACGTCATCCGCATGCGCAGCAAGGGCTTCCTGAG GACTGGTCTAAATGTAATCACACCACTAGCGAGTCCACTAGATGTCAGGAACGAAATCCAAACAGTCGACAATTCTAGCACAAGTACAAGTAACAATTTCTTCTTCGGAGGTAATCTGTTAAACCCACAGCATTGTTGGAAAGTTAACTGGAAAAAGAAAAC GTGTAAAGAAAattcaaaaagaaaagaaatactGGCATGTATAAAGCTATCTGGAATGAACGCGAAACAAATTTGCCTCGACGAGAAATTCTCCTGTTTCGTGACCGTCGACAACCCtggacatatacatataatgaaaatGATGAGTACATGCTCAACGTAG